In a single window of the Papaver somniferum cultivar HN1 chromosome 8, ASM357369v1, whole genome shotgun sequence genome:
- the LOC113303775 gene encoding FBD-associated F-box protein At5g22730-like, whose translation MVSHTYFYPKILDDSSVLPRSFHMFRNLVSFEVDIIHYGQIKSLFDIILQFSPNLTSLIFRQLFTYDKVGEDALSLNIVPRCLLFCLKSIEFQNFSGHPGEIEVVNIFLENARVLLLITLGSSSHRLEYMNKKKSTAKEVEDANHKILEQLLPFSWASADCMVTFSSP comes from the exons ATGGTATCTCATACCTACTTTTATCCTAAG ATTCTTGACGACTCAAGCGTTCTCCCTAGAAGCTTCCATATGTTCCGTAATTTGGTCAGTTTTGAAGTGGATATTATTCATTATGGGCAAATCAAATCACTATTCGACATAATTCTACAGTTTTCGCCAAATTTAACATCACTCATCTTCCGTCAG CTCTTCACGTATGATAAAGTCGGTGAGGATGCATTGTCGTTAAATATAGTGCCTCGTTGTTTGTTGTTCTGCCTAAAGTccattgaatttcagaatttctcTGGGCACCCAGGGGAGATAGAGGTGGTGAATATATTTCTGGAGAATGCTAGAGTTCTTCTATTGATTACTCTTGGAAGTTCATCACATCGTTTGGAATATATGAACAAGAAGAAATCTACTGCTAAGGAAGTTGAAGATGCCAATCATAAAATTCTGGAGCAGTTACTGCCATTTTCATGGGCTTCAGCTGATTGCATGGTTACGTTTTCAAGTCCCTaa
- the LOC113303774 gene encoding beta-glucosidase 44-like isoform X2, which translates to MAKKDGRGPSIWDIFVSIPGNIANNATADVAVDQYHRYKEDVDIMKHLNFDAYRFSISWSRIFPDGAGKVNWRGVAYYNRLINYMLKQGITPYANLYHYDLPYALEKKYKGLLSQNVVKDYADFADFCFKTFGDRVKNWMTFNEPRVIAALGYDNGVIPPGRCSKPFGNCTQGDSSTEPYIVAHHLILSHAAAVQRYRQKYQQQQKGRIGILLDFTWYEPLTDSKADQEAAQRARDFHLGWFLHPIVYGEYPKSMQRIVASRLPKFTKSEVNMVKGSMDFVGVNQYTTYYVYDQHISKNQVRGYQLEWQAGFAYARNGVPIGPRAHSNWLYEVPWGIYKVLTYIKEHYGNPNVILSENGMDDPGNVTLPQALHDTRRMNFYRAYLIQLKKAIDHGANVTGYFAWSLLDNFEWTKAYTSRFGIVYVDYNNLKRYPKLSAYWFKTLLSRS; encoded by the coding sequence ATGGCAAAGAAAGATGGCAGAGGACCGAGTATCTGGGACATATTTGTTAGTATTCCTGGTAACATTGCAAACAATGCTACAGCTGATGTCGCTGTGGATCAGTATCACCGTTACAAAGAAGACGTAGATATCATGAAACATCTCAACTTCGACGCTTACCGTTTCTCCATCTCATGGTCTAGGATCTTTCCAGATGGTGCAGGGAAGGTGAACTGGAGAGGTGTTGCGTATTACAATAGGTTGATCAACTACATGCTCAAGCAAGGCATCACTCCATATGCAAATTTATATCACTACGATCTTCCTTACGCACTTGAGAAGAAGTATAAAGGGTTGTTAAGCCAAAATGTTGTGAAAGATTATGCAGATTTTGCTGATTTTTGTTTCAAGACGTTTGGTGATAGGGTGAAAAATTGGATGACATTCAATGAGCCAAGAGTGATTGCTGCCTTGGGTTACGACAACGGAGTAATTCCTCCAGGGAGGTGTTCTAAGCCATTTGGAAACTGCACACAAGGGGATTCTTCGACTGAACCATACATTGTTGCACATCATCTCATATTGTCTCATGCTGCTGCAGTTCAGAGGTACCGCCAAAAGTATCAGCAACAACAAAAAGGACGGATAGGAATTCTCTTGGATTTTACATGGTATGAACCTCTTACAGATTCAAAAGCCGATCAAGAAGCTGCTCAGAGAGCAAGAGACTTTCATCTTGGATGGTTTCTTCACCCAATTGTATACGGAGAGTACCCAAAATCAATGCAGAGGATTGTAGCATCGAGACTTCCAAAGTTCACAAAGTCAGAAGTGAACATGGTGAAAGGCTCAATGGATTTTGTAGGAGTTAATCAGTACACTACTTACTACGTGTATGATCAGCATATAAGCAAGAACCAGGTTAGAGGCTATCAGTTAGAATGGCAAGCTGGATTCGCTTATGCTCGTAACGGAGTACCGATCGGACCACGAGCACACTCCAACTGGCTTTACGAAGTACCCTGGGGTATATATAAAGTTCTGACATATATCAAGGAACATTATGGAAACCCGAACGTAATTCTTTCAGAGAATGGCATGGACGATCCTGGCAATGTTACTCTTCCTCAAGCATTACATGACACCAGAAGAATGAATTTCTACAGGGCGTATTTGATTCAACTCAAGAAAGCAATTGACCATGGAGCCAATGTAACTGGCTACTTTGCGTGGTCATTGCTCGACAACTTCGAATGGACGAAAGCTTACACATCAAGGTTTGGTATCGTGTATGTTGACTACAACAACCTAAAAAGGTACCCTAAGTTGTCTGCTTATTGGTTCAAAACACTACTTAGCAGGTCTTAA
- the LOC113303773 gene encoding kinesin-like protein KIN-13B isoform X2 gives MNVVGGRQQMQRSGSSTSINHQRQYSDNFLETTSSSIPNGKWLQTSLNDVPSMQDFGYYGGGGGGGGGGSRGYRNVQRSLNGGGNEFYTEPATPPVYSRSSSQRKNGEENVSPTELSPGILDLHSFDTELLPEVRGPGEYDGSSFYQSGRDRSYEDTEPYIQGNKQTSRARGAPENNLMKSFSVEKEKNSSVAKIKVVVRKRPLNKKEIAKKEEDIITIESNSNYLTVHETKLKVDLTEYMEKHEFVFDAVLDEEVSNEEVYRETVEHIVPIIFQRTKATCFAYGQTGSGKTFTMQPLPLKASQDILRLMHHTYRNQGFQLHVSFFEIYGGKLYDLLNERRKLCMREDGKQQVCIVGLQEFKVSNVETIRELIEKGNSTRSTGTTGANEESSRSHAILQLVIKRSADGSETKPPRVIGKLSFIDLAGSERGADTTDNDKQTRMEGAEINKSLLALKECIRALDNDQGHIPFRGSKLTEVLRDSFVGNSRTVMISCISPNSGSCEHTLNTLRYADRVKSLSKGNNSKRDPLLATLNIRESTTVSMSSALPPVSSTYESNTTDFTEEPNRFGWSKQFERETSMSYNMERVPSGREDGFAASGGRGGATGEEFDYSEEFYEQEKPPRKKNGKLESYQASTLEDKMRVVDAQTKWKDTQGNNNSSHPDDDLNALLQEEEDLVGAHRKQVEETMDIVMEEMKLLVEADQPGNQLDDYISRLNTILTQKAAGILQLQTRLANFQRRLNEHNVLVSTDQ, from the exons ATGAATGTAGTAGGAGGAAGACAGCAAATGCAGAGATCTGGTTCATCCACATCAATTAATCATCAAAGACAATACTCTGACAATTTCTTAGAGACTACTTCATCATCAATACCTAATGGGAAATGGCTTCAGACTTCTCTCAATGATGTTCCTTCCATGCAG GATTTTGgttattatggtggtggtggtggaggaggaggagggggATCGAGGGGTTATCGGAATGTTCAGAGGAGTTTAAATGGTGGAGGAAATGAGTTTTATACAGAACCTGCAACGCCTCCAGTTTATTCACGATCGTCGAGTCAAAGAAAGAATGGAGAAGAAAATGTGTCTCCTACTGAACTTAGTCCTGGTATATTGGATCTACATTCTTTTGATACTGAGTTACTTCCTGAG GTTCGGGGTCCTGGGGAATATGATGGTTCGTCTTTTTATCAATCTGGACGGGACAGAAGCTATGAAGACACTGAGCCTTATATTCAAGGAAACAAACAAACATCAAGAGCTCGTGGCGCGCCCGAGAATAATCTTATGAAGAGTTTTTCCGTCGAGAAAGAGAAGAACAGTTCTGTTGCAAAGATTaaagtagtg GTGCGGAAAAGACCCCTCAATAAAAAAGAAATAGCCAAGAAAGAGGAGGACATCATAACAATTGAATCAAATTCCAATTATCTTACAGTTCACGAGACTAAACTAAAG GTTGACCTAACTGAGTACATGGAGAAacatgagtttgtttttgacGCAGTGTTGGATGAGGAGGTTTCAAATGAGGAG GTGTATCGTGAGACAGTGGAGCACATTGTTCCAATAATCTTTCAACGCACCAAAGCAACTTGCTTTGCATATGGGCAAACAG GAAGTGGTAAGACGTTCACGATGCAGCCACTGCCCCTTAAAGCATCACAGGATATATTGAGATTGATGCACCATACTTACCGGAATCAAGGTTTTCAGTTGCATGTGAGTTTCTTTGAGATATATGGGGGGAAGCTTTACGATCTCCTTAATGAGCGAAG AAAACTTTGCATGAGGGAGGACGGAAAGCAACAAGTCTGCATTGTAGGTTTGCAAGAGTTTAAAGTGTCAAATGTGGAAACAATCAGGGAGCTCATAGAGAAAGGAAACTCCACAAGAAGTACAGGCACAACTGGGGCTAATGAAGAGTCCTCTCGTTCACATGCTATTCTTCAGCTTGTTATCAAGAGGTCAGCTGATGGCAGTGAGACAAAGCCTCCCAGGGTCATCGGAAAGCTTTCTTTCATTGATCTTGCTGGAAGTGAACGTGGTGCTGATACTACTGATAACGACAAACAAACAAG AATGGAAGGCGCTGAAATAAATAAAAGTTTACTCGCACTGAAGGAATGCATTAGGGCTCTTGATAATGACCAAGGCCATATTCCTTTCAGAGGAAGCAAGTTAACTGAAGTTCTCAGAGATTCCTTCGTTGGCAACTCACGCACTGTTATGATTTCCTGTATTTCCCCGAATTCAGGTTCATGCGAACATACCCTTAACACGCTAAGATATGCTGACAG GGTTAAGAGCCTCTCGAAGGGAAATAACTCCAAGAGGGATCCTCTGTTAGCAACGTTAAACATCCGAGAGTCGACTACCGTGTCCATGTCCTCTGCTTTACCACCAGTATCCTCCACTTATGAGAGCAACACCACTGATTTCACTGAGGAGCCCAACAGATTTGGATGGTCTAAACAATTCGAAAGAGAGACTTCTATGTCTTATAATATGGAACGCGTGCCTAGTGGAAGAGAAGATGGTTTTGCTGCTTCTGGTGGTAGAGGTGGTGCAACTGGAGAGGAATTTGATTACTCTGAGGAGTTTTACGAGCAAGAGAAACCACCACGGAAGAAAAATGGGAAATTGGAGAGTTACCAAGCCTCAACTTTGGAGGATAAGATGAGGGTAGTTGATGCCCAAACAAAATGGAAGGACACACAGGGCAACAATAATAGTTCACATCCAGATGACGATCTGAACGCCCTCTTGCAG gaagaagaagatttagttgGTGCTCATCGGAAACAAGTAGAGGAGACAATGGATATTGTCATGGAG GAAATGAAGCTTTTGGTTGAAGCAGATCAACCAGGGAACCAACTTGATGATTACAtctctagattgaacaccattcTGACACAAAAAGCAGCTGGTATACTACAATTACAGACTCGTCTAGCCAATTTTCAACGGCGTCTCAACGAGCACAATGTTTTAGTTTCCACTGATCAGTGA
- the LOC113303773 gene encoding kinesin-like protein KIN-13B isoform X1 translates to MNVVGGRQQMQRSGSSTSINHQRQYSDNFLETTSSSIPNGKWLQTSLNDVPSMQDFGYYGGGGGGGGGGSRGYRNVQRSLNGGGNEFYTEPATPPVYSRSSSQRKNGEENVSPTELSPGILDLHSFDTELLPEVRGPGEYDGSSFYQSGRDRSYEDTEPYIQGNKQTSRARGAPENNLMKSFSVEKEKNSSVAKIKVVVRKRPLNKKEIAKKEEDIITIESNSNYLTVHETKLKVDLTEYMEKHEFVFDAVLDEEVSNEEVYRETVEHIVPIIFQRTKATCFAYGQTGSGKTFTMQPLPLKASQDILRLMHHTYRNQGFQLHVSFFEIYGGKLYDLLNERRKLCMREDGKQQVCIVGLQEFKVSNVETIRELIEKGNSTRSTGTTGANEESSRSHAILQLVIKRSADGSETKPPRVIGKLSFIDLAGSERGADTTDNDKQTRMEGAEINKSLLALKECIRALDNDQGHIPFRGSKLTEVLRDSFVGNSRTVMISCISPNSGSCEHTLNTLRYADRCLFTRVKSLSKGNNSKRDPLLATLNIRESTTVSMSSALPPVSSTYESNTTDFTEEPNRFGWSKQFERETSMSYNMERVPSGREDGFAASGGRGGATGEEFDYSEEFYEQEKPPRKKNGKLESYQASTLEDKMRVVDAQTKWKDTQGNNNSSHPDDDLNALLQEEEDLVGAHRKQVEETMDIVMEEMKLLVEADQPGNQLDDYISRLNTILTQKAAGILQLQTRLANFQRRLNEHNVLVSTDQ, encoded by the exons ATGAATGTAGTAGGAGGAAGACAGCAAATGCAGAGATCTGGTTCATCCACATCAATTAATCATCAAAGACAATACTCTGACAATTTCTTAGAGACTACTTCATCATCAATACCTAATGGGAAATGGCTTCAGACTTCTCTCAATGATGTTCCTTCCATGCAG GATTTTGgttattatggtggtggtggtggaggaggaggagggggATCGAGGGGTTATCGGAATGTTCAGAGGAGTTTAAATGGTGGAGGAAATGAGTTTTATACAGAACCTGCAACGCCTCCAGTTTATTCACGATCGTCGAGTCAAAGAAAGAATGGAGAAGAAAATGTGTCTCCTACTGAACTTAGTCCTGGTATATTGGATCTACATTCTTTTGATACTGAGTTACTTCCTGAG GTTCGGGGTCCTGGGGAATATGATGGTTCGTCTTTTTATCAATCTGGACGGGACAGAAGCTATGAAGACACTGAGCCTTATATTCAAGGAAACAAACAAACATCAAGAGCTCGTGGCGCGCCCGAGAATAATCTTATGAAGAGTTTTTCCGTCGAGAAAGAGAAGAACAGTTCTGTTGCAAAGATTaaagtagtg GTGCGGAAAAGACCCCTCAATAAAAAAGAAATAGCCAAGAAAGAGGAGGACATCATAACAATTGAATCAAATTCCAATTATCTTACAGTTCACGAGACTAAACTAAAG GTTGACCTAACTGAGTACATGGAGAAacatgagtttgtttttgacGCAGTGTTGGATGAGGAGGTTTCAAATGAGGAG GTGTATCGTGAGACAGTGGAGCACATTGTTCCAATAATCTTTCAACGCACCAAAGCAACTTGCTTTGCATATGGGCAAACAG GAAGTGGTAAGACGTTCACGATGCAGCCACTGCCCCTTAAAGCATCACAGGATATATTGAGATTGATGCACCATACTTACCGGAATCAAGGTTTTCAGTTGCATGTGAGTTTCTTTGAGATATATGGGGGGAAGCTTTACGATCTCCTTAATGAGCGAAG AAAACTTTGCATGAGGGAGGACGGAAAGCAACAAGTCTGCATTGTAGGTTTGCAAGAGTTTAAAGTGTCAAATGTGGAAACAATCAGGGAGCTCATAGAGAAAGGAAACTCCACAAGAAGTACAGGCACAACTGGGGCTAATGAAGAGTCCTCTCGTTCACATGCTATTCTTCAGCTTGTTATCAAGAGGTCAGCTGATGGCAGTGAGACAAAGCCTCCCAGGGTCATCGGAAAGCTTTCTTTCATTGATCTTGCTGGAAGTGAACGTGGTGCTGATACTACTGATAACGACAAACAAACAAG AATGGAAGGCGCTGAAATAAATAAAAGTTTACTCGCACTGAAGGAATGCATTAGGGCTCTTGATAATGACCAAGGCCATATTCCTTTCAGAGGAAGCAAGTTAACTGAAGTTCTCAGAGATTCCTTCGTTGGCAACTCACGCACTGTTATGATTTCCTGTATTTCCCCGAATTCAGGTTCATGCGAACATACCCTTAACACGCTAAGATATGCTGACAG ATGTTTGTTTACCAGGGTTAAGAGCCTCTCGAAGGGAAATAACTCCAAGAGGGATCCTCTGTTAGCAACGTTAAACATCCGAGAGTCGACTACCGTGTCCATGTCCTCTGCTTTACCACCAGTATCCTCCACTTATGAGAGCAACACCACTGATTTCACTGAGGAGCCCAACAGATTTGGATGGTCTAAACAATTCGAAAGAGAGACTTCTATGTCTTATAATATGGAACGCGTGCCTAGTGGAAGAGAAGATGGTTTTGCTGCTTCTGGTGGTAGAGGTGGTGCAACTGGAGAGGAATTTGATTACTCTGAGGAGTTTTACGAGCAAGAGAAACCACCACGGAAGAAAAATGGGAAATTGGAGAGTTACCAAGCCTCAACTTTGGAGGATAAGATGAGGGTAGTTGATGCCCAAACAAAATGGAAGGACACACAGGGCAACAATAATAGTTCACATCCAGATGACGATCTGAACGCCCTCTTGCAG gaagaagaagatttagttgGTGCTCATCGGAAACAAGTAGAGGAGACAATGGATATTGTCATGGAG GAAATGAAGCTTTTGGTTGAAGCAGATCAACCAGGGAACCAACTTGATGATTACAtctctagattgaacaccattcTGACACAAAAAGCAGCTGGTATACTACAATTACAGACTCGTCTAGCCAATTTTCAACGGCGTCTCAACGAGCACAATGTTTTAGTTTCCACTGATCAGTGA
- the LOC113303774 gene encoding beta-glucosidase 44-like isoform X1 → MMVRSMRDLSLSSPCWVVLNSFLLLLILLNVTHASSGGSSVSPESIRFDTGGLSRDSFPKGFVFGTATSAYQVEGMAKKDGRGPSIWDIFVSIPGNIANNATADVAVDQYHRYKEDVDIMKHLNFDAYRFSISWSRIFPDGAGKVNWRGVAYYNRLINYMLKQGITPYANLYHYDLPYALEKKYKGLLSQNVVKDYADFADFCFKTFGDRVKNWMTFNEPRVIAALGYDNGVIPPGRCSKPFGNCTQGDSSTEPYIVAHHLILSHAAAVQRYRQKYQQQQKGRIGILLDFTWYEPLTDSKADQEAAQRARDFHLGWFLHPIVYGEYPKSMQRIVASRLPKFTKSEVNMVKGSMDFVGVNQYTTYYVYDQHISKNQVRGYQLEWQAGFAYARNGVPIGPRAHSNWLYEVPWGIYKVLTYIKEHYGNPNVILSENGMDDPGNVTLPQALHDTRRMNFYRAYLIQLKKAIDHGANVTGYFAWSLLDNFEWTKAYTSRFGIVYVDYNNLKRYPKLSAYWFKTLLSRS, encoded by the coding sequence ATGATGGTAAGGAGCATGAGGGATTTATCTTTATCATCCCCTTGCTGGGTAGTACTAAATTCATTTCTTTTGCTACTAATTCTGTTGAATGTCACGCATGCATCGTCAGGTGGATCCAGTGTGTCGCCGGAAAGCATCCGGTTTGACACAGGAGGGTTAAGCAGGGATAGTTTTCCAAAGGGTTTTGTATTTGGAACTGCAACTTCAGCTTATCAAGTTGAAGGAATGGCAAAGAAAGATGGCAGAGGACCGAGTATCTGGGACATATTTGTTAGTATTCCTGGTAACATTGCAAACAATGCTACAGCTGATGTCGCTGTGGATCAGTATCACCGTTACAAAGAAGACGTAGATATCATGAAACATCTCAACTTCGACGCTTACCGTTTCTCCATCTCATGGTCTAGGATCTTTCCAGATGGTGCAGGGAAGGTGAACTGGAGAGGTGTTGCGTATTACAATAGGTTGATCAACTACATGCTCAAGCAAGGCATCACTCCATATGCAAATTTATATCACTACGATCTTCCTTACGCACTTGAGAAGAAGTATAAAGGGTTGTTAAGCCAAAATGTTGTGAAAGATTATGCAGATTTTGCTGATTTTTGTTTCAAGACGTTTGGTGATAGGGTGAAAAATTGGATGACATTCAATGAGCCAAGAGTGATTGCTGCCTTGGGTTACGACAACGGAGTAATTCCTCCAGGGAGGTGTTCTAAGCCATTTGGAAACTGCACACAAGGGGATTCTTCGACTGAACCATACATTGTTGCACATCATCTCATATTGTCTCATGCTGCTGCAGTTCAGAGGTACCGCCAAAAGTATCAGCAACAACAAAAAGGACGGATAGGAATTCTCTTGGATTTTACATGGTATGAACCTCTTACAGATTCAAAAGCCGATCAAGAAGCTGCTCAGAGAGCAAGAGACTTTCATCTTGGATGGTTTCTTCACCCAATTGTATACGGAGAGTACCCAAAATCAATGCAGAGGATTGTAGCATCGAGACTTCCAAAGTTCACAAAGTCAGAAGTGAACATGGTGAAAGGCTCAATGGATTTTGTAGGAGTTAATCAGTACACTACTTACTACGTGTATGATCAGCATATAAGCAAGAACCAGGTTAGAGGCTATCAGTTAGAATGGCAAGCTGGATTCGCTTATGCTCGTAACGGAGTACCGATCGGACCACGAGCACACTCCAACTGGCTTTACGAAGTACCCTGGGGTATATATAAAGTTCTGACATATATCAAGGAACATTATGGAAACCCGAACGTAATTCTTTCAGAGAATGGCATGGACGATCCTGGCAATGTTACTCTTCCTCAAGCATTACATGACACCAGAAGAATGAATTTCTACAGGGCGTATTTGATTCAACTCAAGAAAGCAATTGACCATGGAGCCAATGTAACTGGCTACTTTGCGTGGTCATTGCTCGACAACTTCGAATGGACGAAAGCTTACACATCAAGGTTTGGTATCGTGTATGTTGACTACAACAACCTAAAAAGGTACCCTAAGTTGTCTGCTTATTGGTTCAAAACACTACTTAGCAGGTCTTAA